In Drosophila willistoni isolate 14030-0811.24 chromosome XR unlocalized genomic scaffold, UCI_dwil_1.1 Seg144, whole genome shotgun sequence, one DNA window encodes the following:
- the LOC6639144 gene encoding cilia- and flagella-associated protein 43, with protein sequence MNISSTVCWCNIWDARTITNVGPDVLCIRQGNVAKFIHMPTLTVNYFKAETTSTGLYMSIFTGHNRFPLFAFTESVLRPQILIYKYPEMVRFSTIPSYQLIYTEIRFSEYDLIVGVGGYPMYPLCVYNYRTGNLILEQPTRIPSFHYSLALSNTNLPTIVQFHKQEMSIICYEMCFIEKESYLHKVSEVELGKSYFKSSPHFMCFGDDNGLYVVNDYGEFSQIDIACFLIKSRWIPKSESTENLLRMARPHSLLSHRNGFLISNNSHAYYLKKKGSQGFSVEWNIDHRLRDVNMFVSNLNGEIYAECQLGGIKQVMVEEDTGVLSTVVPTGEPVIAFRILQGLKDECVVLLHSDKVAMVDLQTGHTLCEVPVRGACAIHSHRLIPYVIVGTMDGRLILIHFEKPTQGNVLYELQAETAAVFAMDYHDNCVVFQDQAKALHIVNVEYRPPKMTHYFEMNDDELIKKVFIQSFILVEGPRLLVCIARDRTIKPPGYANEIWIYSWSRDKRLHRRDFALPHDYVSFCVQPPMGRWEQIEILAAVMDSTIFDQYLLNEKNELQLVASTKTPHFGFIIGLGMTKHLLTWGVDGIMVHFRQHKRAKKPFMISRFLKLLFTPKYLVRAKECFNSKFFIILYSNQTLRVMRLPTLADNVRENIELKLPFEQENYIQQTGYHITTIIPISVKMEVKEDFSKADYFKRDKVVALIKEFSAKVTSLIDYDMAMTGKSQGIFKKFCFNYAWLDALTEEAHKLCALERESLEKAIRDQSRIRDWIMRLVTRDAININYKVRSIFADANFESFGMQRKPNMKEFDKYRFYDLEDHMRLSILSMEDMDETALGAQSGHGQSRSLVGDEEEAGGEEEDEEDMKGFHEMKPFVVEGPSVYDHMMAPIFQLQNKNLVTSNQMFNDNCKIRYYLNDPLKQEFNKLFHEAQQLKRETIDNVLNTNGVLMKIYNNMNIMLRLLNMDQFAPPELSVPTLAKDEVIQSIMQVDDSEISAVNRRKRKTIDTGGKKGRLLLWSVEFWARALIVMMDGVIEKLWEEEIKKDIAIPEFVLKKQPHEYTLEDQKIFRAYEEAVNQLNEDRAKYLRILHDNEAKTLDQKSQHILKLNKRVAELMLMKLKYDFALKQNQVRLLNLKIINFSRVQIRKRVHMFRGDIDKLNEYITRYCNLLEYWDKALVDVKTRLETQQTRDRAIERHFRSNFLNTVPHATHEMTKLFKRRPKLPTKLFSSALICIEASHKLSGKQAQRIAFPLPKDIYDFLANIDEIDLQKYCPPQVDLKCWESFVKLRRQKIESELRLKGIGYQMLDCQSYLNNLTKDVAGLKESKTVTQKHMEESTQKYLEVMRNMTLQCTISLGQVEISVMGTTTSLSNSVLMHVDDINEVNHLIKDAGNKKIKAMQRVAIFRRQVIFKEWEHKLFKVNIAYLKYMLDAIEKCKVTIEFLNILRNWEKVKAERQKFMAAGAIERVIEQKIAAFRKHIERINVKIDHLKASTLEVKRSNHAVDSKIERLKVDMTFQNTLRDTMMEERRDREQRERMAQIKTHRQLMENVRRRYAHVLELQTILELLRLRTYPTLGPPLPQCHPPVPEHILSSML encoded by the exons ATGAATATTAGCTCGACAGTTTG TTGGTGTAATATCTGGGATGCACGGACCATTACAAATGTTGGCCCCGATGTTCTATGCATACGGCAGGGCAATGTGGCCAAGTTTATACATATGCCAACATTGACAGTCAATTATTTCAAGGCGGAGACAACCTCAACTGGCCTGTATATGAGCATCTTTACAGGACACAATCGTTTCCCGCTATTTGCATTCACCGAAAGTGTACTCCGACCacagattttaatttacaaatATCCGGAAATGGTGAGATTCAGTACAATACCAT cTTATCAGCTGATATACACGGAAATACGTTTCTCAGAATATGATTTAATCGTGGGTGTTGGTGGCTATCCCATGTATCCGTTGTGTGTCTACAATTATCGTACTGGAAATTTGATATTGGAGCAGCCGACTAGAATTCCGTCATTCCATTACTCTTTGGCTCTGAGTAATACTAATCTGCCGACAATTGTGCAATTTCATAAGCAAGAAATGAGCATTATATGCTATGAAATGTGTTTCATTGAGAAAGAATCATATTTGCATAAAGTATCCGAAGTGGAATTGGGTAAAAGTTATTTCAAATCATCGCCACACTTTATGTGCTTTGGCGATGATAATGGTCTCTATGTGGTTAATGATTACGGTGAGTTCTCACAAATTGATATTGCCTGTTTTCTGATCAAATCACGTTGGATACCTAAATCGGAGAGTACGGAGAATTTACTTAGGATGGCACGACCGCACAGTTTACTCTCACATCGCAATGGTTTCCTTATCTCGAATAACTCTCATGCCTACTATTTGAAGAAGAAGGGTAGTCAAGGATTTAGCGTCGAATGGAACATCGATCATCGATTGCGTGATGTCAATATGTTTGTTAGTAATTTGAATGGTGAAATCTATGCGGAATGCCAATTGGGTGGCATTAAACAAGTAATGGTCGAGGAAGATACGGGCGTACTGTCAACTGTTGTCCCTACGGGAGAGCCAGTGATAGCATTCCGTATACTTCAAGGCCTGAAAGACGAGTGTGTTGTGCTCTTGCATAGCGATAAAGTGGCCATGGTTGATCTTCAGACGGGACACACATTGTGTGAGGTGCCTGTACGAGGTGCATGCGCTATACACTCTCATCGGCTTATACCCTATGTAATAGTTGGCACTATGGATGGACGTCTCATTTTGATACACTTTGAGAAGCCAACCCAGGGGAATGTTTTGTATGAACTGCAAGCGGAAACGGCAGCTGTCTTTGCCATGGACTATCATGACAATTGTGTGGTATTTCAGGATCAAGCCAAAGCTTTGCATATTGTCAATGTCGAATATCGTCCACCGAAAATGACACACTACTTTGAGATGAATGACGATGAGCTGATTAAGAAAGTCTTTATACAAAGTTTCATTTTGGTTGAAGGACCCCGCCTACTTGTATGCATTGCACGTGATCGGACCATTAAGCCGCCGGGCTATGCCAATGAAATATGGATTTATAGTTGGTCACGTGATAAGCGTTTACATAGACGTGATTTCGCTCTACCCCATGATTATGTGTCGTTTTGTGTTCAACCGCCCATGGGTCGTTGGGAGCAAATTGAGATACTGGCAGCTGTGATGGATAGTACCATCTTTGATCAGTACCTTCTCAATGAGAAGAATGAACTGCAATTGGTGGCATCAACAAAAACTCCTCATTTTGGTTTCATTATTGGTCTCGGTATGACAAAACATCTATTGACCTGGGGCGTTGATGGTATTATGGTGCATTTTCGTCAACACAAACGTGCCAAGAAACCATTCATGATATCCCGATTCCTTAAGCTGCTCTTCACTCCCAAGTACTTGGTTAGAGCCAAGGAGTGCTTCAATTCCAA ATTCTTTATCATTCTGTATTCGAATCAGACTTTGCGGGTTATGCGTTTACCCACTCTAGCGGATAATGTACGCGAAAATATCGAATTAAAGTTGCCATTTGAGCAGGAAAATTATATACAACAAACGGGTTATCatataacaacaataataccCATATCTGTTAAAATGGAAGTCAAAGAGGATTTCAGTAAAGCGGATTATTTCAAACGCGACAAAGTTGTTGCCTTGATCAAAGAGTTTTCGGCCAAAGTGACGTCCCTAATTGACTATGACATGGCTATGACGGGTAAAAGTCAGGGTATATTTAAGAAATTCTGTTTCAATTACGCCTGGCTCGATGCCCTTACCGAAGAGGCTCACAAACTATGCGCCTTGGAACGTGAATCACTCGAAAAGGCCATACGGGATCAATCGCGTATTAGGGATTGGATAATGCGTCTTGTAACCCGCGATGCTATTAATATCAATTACAAAGTTCGTTCCATATTTGCCGATGCGAATTTCGAAAGTTTTGGCATGCAACGTAAACCGAATATGAAGGAGTTTGATAAATATCGTTTCTACGACTTGGAAGATCATATGAGATTATCAATTTTATCCATGGAGGATATGGATGAGACTGCACTCGGTGCCCAATCAGGCCATGGTCAGAGTAGATCTCTGGTTGGCGATGAAGAGGAAGCTGGTGGTGAAGAGGAAGATGAGGAGGATATGAAAGGTTTCCATGAGATGAAACCATTTGTGGTCGAAGGCCCAAGTGTGTATGATCATATGATGGCACCAATATTCCAATTGCAAAATAAGAATCTAGTCACATCGAATCAAATGTTTAATGATAATTGCAAAATACGCTATTATCTAAATGATCCGCTCAAGCAGGAGTTCAATAAACTATTCCATGAAGCTCAGCAGCTGAAACGTGAGACTATCGATAATGTCCTTAATACCAATGGTGTGCTCATGAAAATCTATAATAACATGAATATAATGTTGCGTCTCTTGAATATGGATCAGTTTGCCCCACCCGAACTATCTGTGCCCACACTGGCCAAAGATGAGGTTATACAATCGATTATGCAAGTCGATGATTCTGAAATCAGTGCTGTCAATCGTCGCAAACGTAAAACCATTGATACAGGTGGTAAAAAGGGTCGCCTTCTACTCTGGTCTGTGGAATTTTGGGCTCGAGCTTTAATTGTCATGATGGACGGTGTTATTGAGAAACTTTGGGAGGAGgagatcaaaaaggatatagCAATTCCGgaatttgtattaaaaaagCAGCCACACGAATACACACTAGAAGATCAGAAAATATTCCGTGCCTACGAAGAGGCAGTGAATCAATTAAACGAGGATCGTGCCAAATATTTGCGAATTCTTCATGACAATGAAGCAAAAACTTTAGATCAGAAATCCCAGCATATCCTTAAACTAAACAAACGTGTTGCCGAACTTATGCTAATGAAACTTAAATATGATTTTGCCCTCAAACAGAATCAAGTCCGTTTACTCAATTTGAAAATCATCAATTTCTCTCGAGTACAAATACGCAAACGAGTTCACATGTTCCGTGGGGACATTGATAAACTGAATGAATATATAACACGTTATTGCAATTTACTTGAATACTGGGATAAGGCTCTGGTCGATGTTAAGACACGCCTGGAGACCCAACAGACAAGAGATCGAGCCATTGAGAGACATTTTCGTAGTAACTTTCTCAACACAGTGCCACATGCCACACATGAAATGACAAAACTATTTAAAAGACGTCCaaaattgccaacaaaattattCAGTTCTGCATTAATTTGTATTGAGGCATCGCATAAGCTAAGTGGCAAACAGGCTCAACGCATCGCATTCCCACTGCCCAAAGATATTTATGATTTCTTGGCTAATATCGATGAGATTGatttacaaaagtattgcCCCCCCCAGGTGGACCTTAAGTGTTGGGAATCATTTGTGAAACTGAGACGACAGAAAATTGAAAGTGAATTGCGTCTCAAGGGCATTGGTTATCAGATGTTGGATTGTCAAAGCTATTTGAATAATCTCACCAAAGATGTGGCTGGCTTAAAAGAGTCAAAGACCGTAACGCAAAAACACATGGAGGAAAGCACTCAGAAATAT TTAGAGGTAATGCGAAATATGACACTCCAATGTACCATATCATTGGGTCAAGTGGAAATATCGGTAATGGGCACAACAACTTCCCTGTCAAATTCTGTGTTGATGCATGTGGATGATATCAATGAAGTAAATCATTTGATAAAG GATGCTGGCAATAAGAAAATTAAAGCAATGCAACGTGTAGCCATATTTCGAAGACAGGTGATCTTTAAGGAATGGGAGCATAAGTTGTTTAAAGTTAATATTGCCTATCTCAAGTATATGCTCGATGCCATTGAGAAATGTAAAGTGACAATAgaatttcttaatattttacGTAATTGGGAAAAGGTCAAGGCCGAGCGTCAAAAATTTATGGCCGCTGGGGCCATAGAACGTGTAATTGAGCAAAAAATAGCAGCTTTTCGAAAGCATATTGAACGCAT aaATGTCAAAATCGATCATCTAAAGGCCAGCACTTTGGAAGTCAAACGTAGTAATCATGCCGTCGATTCGAAAATTGAACGCCTTAAGGTTGATATGACATTTCAGAATACCTTGAGGGACACTATGATGGAAGAGCGACGAGATCGAGAGCAGCGCGAAAG AATGGCCCAAATAAAAACGCATCGCCAGCTAATGGAAAATGTACGTCGACGTTATGCTCATGTCTTGGAATTGCAAACAATTTTGGAACTACTACGTTTACGTACATATCCCACATTGGGACCTCCGTTGCCCCAATGTCATCCGCCAGTGCCCGAGCATATATTAAGTTCAATGCTTTAA
- the LOC6638809 gene encoding neuropeptide-like 2 encodes MAKLALIFVIVSLFALCMAARIPREEPTTVNPIQEIISKLQAAWTPEQQEEYKKKGQELLNQVVEQAQQFSNTLNESIQKLGEQKSS; translated from the exons ATGGCAAAACTTGCACTGATCTTTGTTATCGTTTCTCTGTTCGCC cTATGCATGGCAGCTCGCATTCCTCGCGAAGAACCAACTACAGTCAATCCTATTCAAGAAATTATCAGTAAACTTCAAGCAGCATGGACTCCTGAGCAACAAGAG GAATACAAGAAAAAGGGGCAAGAGTTGCTCAATCAGGTTGTGGAGCAGGCTCAACAATTTTCGAACACGCTGAACGAGTCAATCCAAAAATTGGGAGAACAGAAATCATCATAA